The proteins below are encoded in one region of Oryzias melastigma strain HK-1 linkage group LG9, ASM292280v2, whole genome shotgun sequence:
- the appbp2 gene encoding amyloid protein-binding protein 2 isoform X2 (The sequence of the model RefSeq protein was modified relative to this genomic sequence to represent the inferred CDS: added 9 bases not found in genome assembly), producing the protein MAAVELEWIPETLYNTAISAVVDNYSRSRRDIRSLPENIQFDVYYKLYQQGRLCQLGGEFCELEVFAKVLRASDKRHLLHHCFQALMDHGVKVASVLANSFSRRCSYIAESDAHVKEKAIQFGFVLGGFLSDAGWYGDAEKVFLSCLQLCTLHCEVLHCFRAVECCVRLLHVRNGNCKYHLGEETFKLAQSYMDKLAKHGHQANKAALYGELCALLFAKSHYDEAYRWCIEAMKEITPGLPVKVVVDVLRQASKACVVKREFRKAEQLIKHAVFLAREHFGHKHPKYSDTLLDYGFYLLNVDNICQSVAIYQTALDIRQSVFGGKNIHVATAHEDLAYSSYVHQYSSGKFDNALFHAERAIDIITHILPEDHLLLASSKRVKALILEEIAIDCHNKETEERLLQEAHDLHLSSLQLAKKAFGEFNVQTAKHYGNLGRLYQSMRKFKEAEEMHIKAIKIKEQLLGHEDYEVALSVGHLASLYNYDMNQYEDAERLYLRSIAIGKKLFGEGYSGLEYDYRGLIKLYNSVGNFEKVFEYHNVLSNWNRLRDRQFAVADALEDVNTTPQQTQEVVQAFLLAQSLGPTRPCLG; encoded by the exons GTGGAGCTCGAATGGATCCCTGAAACGCTGTACAACACCGCGATCTCGGCCGTGGTGGACAACTACAGCCGATCGAGGAGGGACATCCGCTCGCTGCCGGAAAACATCCAGTTTGATGTGTATTATAAG CTGTACCAGCAGGGCCGCCTCTGCCAGCTGGGAGGAGAGTTCTGTGAGCTGGAGGTGTTTGCTAAAGTGCTGCGGGCGTCCGACAAAAG ACATCTCCTGCACCACTGCTTTCAAGCCCTGATGGACCATGGGGTGAAAGTGGCCTCCGTTTTAGCCAACTCCTTCAGCCGCCGCTGCTCCTACATCGCAGAGTCTGATGCTCACGTCAAAGAGAAGGCCATCCAGTTCGGCTTCGTGCTGG GTGGCTTCCTGTCTGACGCCGGCTGGTATGGAGATGCAGAAAAGGTGTTCCTGTCGTGCCTACAGCTGTGTACGCTCCACTGCGAGGTCCTGCACTGTTTCCGGGCTGTGGAATGCTGCGTCAG GCTGCTTCATGTCCGTAATGGAAACTGTAAGTACCATCTGGGGGAGGAGACCTTCAAGCTCGCCCAGTCTTACATGGACAAACTAGCCAAACATGGCCATCAGGCCAACAAGGCAGCGCTGTACGGCGAGCTCTGTGCCTTGCTCTTCGCCAAAAGCCACTACGATGAG GCGTACCGCTGGTGTATAGAGGCTATGAAGGAAATCACTCCAGGGCTGCCTGTAAAAGTAGTCGTCGATGTTCTACGACAGGCCTCAAAG GCCTGCGTGGTGAAGAGGGAGTTCAGAAAGGCAGAGCAGCTGATCAAACATGCTGTCTTTCTAGCAAG AGAACATTTTGGACACAAGCATCCCAAGTACTCCGACACTCTGTTAGATTATGGATTTTACCTGCTAAACGTAGATAACATATGTCAGTCAGTGGCAATCTACCAG ACGGCCCTAGACATTCGACAGTCTGTGTTTGGAGGGAAGAACATCCACGTTGCCACAGCCCACGAAGACCTGGCCTACTCCTCTTATGTCCACCAGTACAGCTCTGGGAAATTTGACAATGCTCT attCCATGCAGAACGTGCCATAGACATCATAACTCATATTCTGCCTGAAGACCATCTCCTGCTGGCGTCCTCCAAGAGAGTCAAAG CCCTCATTCTGGAGGAAATCGCCATCGACTGCCACAACAAGGAAACCGAAGAGCGCCTCCTGCAAGAGGCTCATGACCTGCACCTCTCGTCACTGCAGCTGGCCAAAAAAGCCTTTGGAGAGTTTAACGTCCAGACCGCCAAACACTATGGAAACCTTGGGCGTCTTTACCAGTCCATGAGGAAGTTTAAG GAAGCAGAAGAGATGCACATCAAAGCCATCAAGATCAAGGAGCAGCTGCTGGGCCACGAAGACTACGAGGTGGCTCTGTCCGTGGGTCACCTGGCCTCCCTGTACAACTACGACATGAACCAATACGAGGATGCAGAGAGGCTCTACCTGCGCTCCATCGCTATCG GTAAGAAGCTGTTTGGGGAAGGCTACAGTGGGCTGGAGTATGACTACAGGGGCCTGATCAAACTCTACAACTCTGTGGGAAACTTTGAGAAGGTCTTTGAGTACCACAACGTACTGTCCAACTGGAACCGGCTGAGGGACCGACAGTTTGCCGTCGCCGACGCTCTGGAGGATGTCAACACAACCCCCCAGCAGACGCAGGAGGTGGTGCAGGCATTCCTGCTGGCCCAGAGCTTGGGCCCCACCCGGCCCTGTCTTGGCTGA